The sequence below is a genomic window from Streptomyces sp. NBC_00289.
GCGGACGTCGCCCCCGCGCTCGCCACCCGACCCACGACGAAGGCCGCGCGGCAGCTCGGCGAGGGCATCGACAAGATCTGGCTCGACGGCAAGGTCGAGGCGTCCCTGGACGTCAGCGTGCCGCAGATCGGCGCACCCGAGGTGTGGAAGTCGGGCTACGACGGCAAGGGGGTCGAGGTCGCGGTCCTGGACACCGGCGTGGACACCGGGCACCCGGATCTGGCGGGGAGGCTCGGGGAGACGCGGAGTTTCGTACCGGGCGAGACGGTGCGGGACGGCCACGGTCACGGCACTCATGTGGCGTCCACGATCGTCGGCTCGGGCGCTGCCTCGGACGGCAGGCGCAAGGGCGTGGCGCCGGGCGCGGAGCTGCGGGTCGGCAAGGTGCTGGACAACACCGGCCACGGCCAGGACTCCTGGATCATCGCGGGCATGGAGTGGGCGGCCCACTCCGGGGCGAAGATCGTGTCGATGTCGCTGGGCGGTGACGCCACGGGTCCCTCGGACGTGCTGAGCGAGACGGTCGACGAACTGTCCGCGTCCACCGGCACCCTCTTCGTGATCGCGGCGGGCAACTCCGGCCCGTCCGAGCAGACCGTCGGCACCCCGGGCATCGCCGATTCGGCGCTGACGGTGGGCGCCGTGGACAAGTCCGACAGGCTGGCCTCGTTCTCGAGCCGGGGGCCGCGCCTCGGCGACCACGCGGTCAAGCCGGAGATCACCGGGCCGGGCGTGAACATCACGGCGGCCCGCGCCGCCGGCACCACCATGGGCATACCGGTCGACGACCACTACACGACGTCGAGCGGTACGTCGATGGCGACCCCGCATGTCACGGGCGCCGCGGCGCTGGTCGCGCAGGCCCATCCGGACTGGACGGGACAGCAGATCAAGCAGGCGCTGGCGACCACCGCGAAGACGAACACCGTCAACTCCGTGTTCGAGCAGGGCGACGGCCGGGTCGACGCGGTACGGGCCGTCAACCAGGGCGTCTTCGCGACACCGACCCTGAGCTTCGGCACGTACGAGGAGAGCGACACCGAGGCGGACAGCAAGGACGTCACGTACACCAACACCACGGACGAAGCGGTGGAGTTGAAGATCTCCTCGTCCCTCCCCGACGCCGCCCTGAACGCGGACACCGTGACCGTCCCGGCGAAGGGCACCGCCACCGTGGGGGTCACGGTCGACCCGGCCGAGGAGGCGACGGGCCGGTACACGGGCCACATCACCGCGAGTGCCGACGGCGTCCGGGTCACCACCGCCATCGGCTTCGAGAAGCTGGCGAAGACCTACGACCTGAAGGTGTCGCTGGTGGGCCGGGACGGCAAGCCGTCCACCTCGGCGTCCATCTTCATGCTGCAGGAACTCAACGGCGCGTACGCGGACACGTACGGGTATCTCGGCAGCGGCTCCACCTTCAAGGTGCCGGCCGGTACGTACAGCACGGCGTCCTGGATCTCGACGCGGGACGCGGCCGGACTGGAGGTCGACACCTCGGTCGTCGGCGATCCGGAGATCAGGGTCGACAAGAACACCGAGGTCGTCCTCGACGCCCGCAAGGCGGTCGAGATCAAGCCGAAGACCAAGCAGGACTCCGAGTTCCAGGGCTTCAGCACCAACTGGCACCGGGAGGGCCCCGGCAGCGCCTGGGGCCTGACCTACAGCCAGGGCTGGTGGACCGACCACGTCTACGTGGCGCCCACCGAGAAGGTCACCGAGGGCATGTTCGAGTTCTCCTCGAAGTTCCGTCTGTACGCCAAGGAGCTGACGGCGAGCGTCGCCGGCCCCGAGAAGTACGCGCTGCCCCTCGACTACGCGCAGACGTCCCTCGGCTTCCCGGTGAGGATCAGCGGTGACCGCACGGTCCGGGCGGTGGACGCGGGCAGCGGCACCGCGGCCGAATTCGACGGGCTCGACGTCAAGGGCAAGGTGGCGGTCGTCCGGGTGGGCGCCGGTGCGACGGCGGACGAGGCACTCGCCAACGCGACCGCGGCCGGGGCCGGTTACGTCCTCGCCTACCACGAGACGCCCGGGTACTGGATCTCGTGGGTGAAGAGCGCGACCATCCCGCTGATGACCGCCACCGGCGAGGACGGCGCGAAGCTCGGGGCCCTGCTCAAGCGCGGGAAGAAGGTCACGCTGAAGCTGCACGGCACCGCGGCCAGTCCGTACGTGTACAGCGTCATGTTCCCGCAGACGGGCGCCGTCTCGGCCGACCAGACGTACGACCTGAACAGCTCCAACACGGTGAAGCAGACCGTTCGCTACCACGCGGGCCGGGCCGGCCAGGTCGGCAAGGACGCCGTGTACAGGTTCCGTCCCTGGCAGTCCACCGACATCGCGACCACCAACAACGTGCAACTCGGCACGGTGCGCACCGAGTACTACAACGTCTCCGACAACCGGATCTGGCACGCCGTCCATCCCGACTCGAAGGCGAACAAGCCTCAGTGGAACTCCCTGCGGACCTTCGACAAGGCGGGCAGGGTGCCCAGCGAGGACTGGCTGCGCCCGGTCGTCCGCCCGGCGAGCAGTGAGCAGTACGGCCTCTCCCAGCGCACCGGCGACAAACTCACCTTCGCCGTCCCGGAGTTGAGCGATGCCACGCCGGGTCACTACGGGTCGGTGGACAACGTCCAGGACACCGCGAAGGGCACCCTGTACGCGGACGGACAACCGGTCGGCGACACCGCGCTGGGCGGACTCGGCACCTTCGACGTCCCGGCGGCGAAGGCCTCGTACCGCCTCGTGCTCGACGCCCGGCGCACGGCCGACTGGGCCGCGTACTCCACCGGCACCCACACCGAATGGTCCTTCGCCTCGGCGCACACGGACCGGCGGACGGCGCTGCCGCTGCTGTCGGTCGACTATGACGTGGACGGGCTCGACCTCCTCAACCGTGTCGAGCGCACGCACAGGTCGGAGCTCGGACTCTCCGTACGCCATCAGTCGGGCAGCGTCACGGCCGGTGACCTGAGGGCCTGGGTCTCCTACGACGACGGCACGTCCTGGAAGGAGGTGAAGGTGAAGCGCGGTGAGGCGGAACTCAGGCACCCGAAGGGCGCCACGTTCGTGTCGCTGCGCGTGCGGGCCGCCGACCGGAACGGCAACGCGGTCGACCAGACCGTGCTGCGGGCGTTCGGCCTGAGGTAGACGGCCCGAGGTGAACGACCTGCCGTGGGCGGCCGGAAGTGAACGACGTCCCGGCCGGTACAAACAGCCTTAACAAAGATCGCCTACCGTGCCCGGCCATGGCGAACACGGCATACGACACGGCAGACCAGACCCCCGCCGCGAGCCCCTGGGCCGCGGTGGGGGTCTCCGCCTTCGACGAGTTGGTCCACCAGGCGATCCTGCACCAGCCCGACGCCGGCACGGCCGGCTGGGCACTCCTGACCGGTGCCTCCCCGGCCCGGGTGCGCGAGTCCTGCGACCGTCTGCTCGGGATCGGGTTGCTCCAGCCGCCGGACTCGATGGGGGGATTACGCGCGATCGACCCCAGAGTGGCGGTCCGCGGGCTGATCAGACGGCGCGAGACGGTGTCCGAGATGCTCGCCTCCACCGCCGAGGAGATGGCTACCGCGTACGAGGCCGGGCTGCTGCGTGAGGAGCCGTCCCGGCTGATCGAGGTGGCTTCCGGCGAGGGTGCCATCGCCGCCCGTCTGGAGGAGATGTACGCGCGCGCCGAGCACGAGGTGTGCCTCTTCGACACGCCTCCCTATCTCGCCCCGCCCGCGGCGCAGGTGGATCTCCAGGCCGATCTGCTCAGCCGCGGGATCGTCTCCCGCGGGATCTACGCGGCGACCGCCCTGGAAGATCCGCACGTCCTCTCCCGCACCTGGAGAATGGTCGAACTCGGTGAACAGGCCAGGGTGTTGCCGTCCGTGCCGGTCAAGCTGCTGGTGGTCGACGGGTGTCGGGCGATGCTGCCGCTGACCTCATCGGCCGCGGGCGGCTACTGCGCCGTCGTGGTGTGGCACTCGGCGGTGACCGAAGCCCTGCAGAAGCTGTTCGAGATGGCCTGGCAGCAGGCGACACCGCTCGGCCGGCCGCTCGGCGACGGTGAACTCCCCGAGGGGGAGCGGACGCTGATCAGGCTGCTGGCGGCCGGGATGAAGGACGAGGCGGTGGCCCGCCATCTGGGCGTGAGCCTCAGGACCCTGCGGCGCCGGGTGAGTGAGCTGCAGGAGCGGCTGGGCGCGGCGAGCCGCTTCCAGCTGGGCGTGCGGGCGGCGCAGCGCGGCTGGCTCTGATCGCGAAGGGCCGCACCCCCGTCACCGGGGATGCGGCCCTCGACTGCCGTGCGGTACCGCCTAGTGCCGCGGCAGGCAGCGTTTGCCCGTCAAGGAGCGGCGTCCGGTGCGTGCTCTCGGTGTGCCGGCCGGAAGTCCTCGTACTGGATGTACTGGGGCTTTCGGCCGGTGCGGCGAGAGTGCGTGCTGGGCGTCGCGACGGGGCGAACGTTGCCTGTTGGGGCACTAGTTGCGGATCAGGTTCCGCAGCACGTACTGCATGATGCCGCCGTTGCGGTAGTAGTCCGCCTCGCCGGGGGTGTCGATGCGGACGACCGCGTCGAACTCGACGCCGGTGTCGGTGCTGACCTTGACCGTGCGCGGGGTGGTGCCGTTGTTCAGTTCCTCGACGCCCGTGAAGGAGAAGGTCTCCTCACCGGTCAGGCCGAGAGACGCGGCGTCCGCGCCCTCCGGGTACTGGAGCGGGAGCACGCCCATGCCGATGAGGTTGGAGCGGTGGATGCGCTCGTACGACTCGGCGATGACGGCCTTGACGCCGAGCAGCGCGGTGCCCTTGGCGGCCCAGTCGCGGGACGAGCCGGAGCCGTACTCCTTGCCGGCCAGGATGGCCAGCGGGGTGCCCTGCTCGATGTAGTTGCGCGAGGCGTCGTAGATGAACGACACGGGCGCGTCCGGCTGGGTGAAGTCGCGGGTGTAACCGCCTTCCGTCCCCGGCGCGATCTGGTTGCGCAGGCGGATGTTGGCGAACGTGCCGCGGATCATGACCTCGTGGTTGCCGCGGCGGGAGCCGTAGCTGTTGAAGTCGCGACGCTCCACACCGTGCTCGGTGAGGTACTTGCCGGCCGGCGTGTCGGCCTTGATGGCGCCGGCCGGGGAGATGTGGTCGGTGGTGACCGAGTCGCCCAGCTTGGCCAGGACGCGCGCGCCCGTGATGTCGGAGACCGGGGTGGTCTCCATCGTCATGCCCTCGAAGTACGGGGGCTTGCGGACGTAGGTGGACTGCGGGTCCCACTCGAAGGTGTTGCCGGTCGGGATCGGCAGCGCCTGCCACTGGGCGTCGCCCGCGAAGACGTCCTGGTAGGACTTGTTGAACATGTCCTCGCCGATGGCGTTGGCCACGACGTCGTTGACCTCGGCCTCGGACGGCCAGATGTCCTTGAGGAAGACCGGGTTGCCGTCCTGGTCGATGCCCAGGGCGTCCTTGGTGACGTCCACCTTCATGGAGCCGGCGAGGGCGTACGCGACGACCAGCGGCGGGGACGCCAGGTAGTTCATCTTGACGTCGGGGTTGATACGGCCCTCGAAGTTCCGGTTGCCGGAGAGGACCGAGGTGACCGCGAGGTCGTGGTCGTTGACGGCCTGGGAGACCTCGTCCGGCAGCGGGCCGGAGTTGCCGATGCAGGTGGTGCAGCCGTAGCCGACGAGGTTGAAGCCGACCTTGTCGAGGTAGGGGGTGAGCCCCGCCTTGTCGAAGTAGTCGGTGACGACCTTGGAGCCCGGGGCGAGGGTGGTCTTGACCCACGGCTTGCGGGTCAGGCCCTTCTCCACGGCCTTCTTCGCGACGAGCGCGGCGGCGACCATGACGTACGGGTTCGAGGTGTTGGTGCAGGAGGTGATGGCCGCGACCGTCACCGCGCCGTGGTCGATCTCGTACGTCGAGCCGTCGGGGGCGGTCACGGTGACCGGGTTGGACGGGGCGCCGTTGGGGTGGATGGCAGGGGCGTCGGAGGCCGGGAAGGACTCCTTGCCCGCCTCGTCCACCTCGTCGACGTAGTTGCGCACGTCCGTCTTGAACTGCTCGGCGGCATTCGCGAGGACGATGCGGTCCTGCGGGCGCTTCGGGCCGGCGATCGACGGGACGACGGTGGAGAGGTCCAGCTCGAGCTTCTCGGAGAAGTCGGGCTCGGCGGCCGGGTCGAGCCAGAGGCCCTGCTCCTTGGCGTACGCCTCGACGAGTGCTACCTGCTGCTCGTCGCGGCCGGTCAGGCGCAGGTACTTCAGCGTCTCGTCGTCGATCGGGAAGATCGCGGCGGTGGAGCCGAACTCCGGCGACATGTTGCCGATGGTGGCGCGGTTGGCGAGGCTCGTCGCCGCCACACCCTCGCCGTAGAACTCGACGAACTTGCCGACCACGCCGTGCTTGCGGAGCATCTCGGTGATCGTCAGCACGAGGTCCGTGGCGGTGGTGCCGGTGGGCAGCTCGCCGGTGAGCTTGAAGCCGACGACGCGCGGGATGAGCATCGAGACCGGCTGGCCCAGCATCGCGGCCTCGGCCTCGATGCCGCCGACGCCCCAGCCGAGGACGCCGAGGCCGTTGACCATGGTGGTGTGCGAGTCGGTGCCGACCAGGGTGTCGGGGTACGCCTGGCCGCCTCGGACCATGACGGTCCGGGCCAGGTGCTCGATGTTCACCTGGTGGACGATGCCGGTGCCCGGCGGGACGACCTTGAAGTCGTCGAACGCGGTCTGACCCCAGCGCAGGAACTGGTAGCGCTCCTTGTTGCGGCCGTACTCCAGCTCGACGTTCTGGGCGAAGGCGTCGTTGGTGCCGAACTTGTCGGCGATGACGGAGTGGTCGATGACCAGCTCGGCCGGGGAGAGCGGGTTGACCTTCGCCGGGTCGCCGCCGAGCTCCTTGACGGCCTCACGCATGGTGGCGAGGTCGACGACACAGGGCACGCCGGTGAAGTCCTGCATGATCACACGGGCCGGCGTGAACTGGATCTCCTGCGAGGGCTGGGCCTGCGAGTCCCAGTCGCCGAGGGAACTGATGTGGTCGGCGGTGATGTTCGCGCCGTCCTCGGTGCGGAGCAGGTTCTCCAGCAGGACCTTAAGGCTGTAGGGGAGCCGGGCCGAGCCCTTCACCTTGTCCAGGCGGAAGATCTCGTACGACTCGTCGCCCACCTGCAGCGTGCTGCGGGCGTCGAAGCTGTTCGCCGACACGACAGTCTCCTTCATTGATGTGCGCGTACCACCACGATCCTGCCGCCACGGCTACTTGGCCGATCCGGTGAGGTCAGGCTAAGTTAGGCATGCCTTACCGGGGTGGCGGCTGCGGTGCACCTCGGCAGATATCTCGATGTCGAGATAACTCTAGTACATGGGGGCGGGCTGGTCATGCCCGGACCCCGCCGACCGCCCCACCCGACGGCCGCCACGCGTGACCACGGGGTGACGCGGCGCACGGCCGGGTGCCGACTCCGCGCGCCGCCGGGTGACACCTGTCGGCCGCGGCGGGTGGCGCGACCCGGACCCGGGCTCGACAGGCGGCCGCGCGCCCGGGTCACCGACCACCAGGGAACTGCCGTACGCGTACGCGGGGTTCAGCCATCGGTTCGCCAAGTCGGGGTAGACGACAGCGGAGAGCCCGTACTGGACTTCCCGAAAGGCGACGCGAATGCCCCTCACCTTCCGTAAGAGTTTCCGCATCTTTCCCGGCGTGCGCCTGAACATCAACAAGCACTCCTGGTCCATCACCACCGGCGGCAGCGGTGGCCCGCGGCACACGCACAGCAGCACGGGACGACGTACGACGTCGATGGATCTGCCCGGACCCTTCGGATGGCGTCGCACCCGTACCGCCAAGCGCCACTGACGCTTCGCCAGCCGGTCGCGGCCACCTCGTCGCCCGCATGGGTGCCCCAGGAGGCGACATCTCATATCTGAGATAACCTCGACCTCATGGCAGACGACTACCTCGTGCGCATCGGCAAGCTCATCCGGGACGCCAGGCAGCATCGCGGCTGGACACAGTCACAGCTCGCCGAGGCGCTCGGCACCAGTCAGAGCGCCGTGAACCGCATCGAGCGCGGCAACCAAAACATCAGCCTTGAGATGATCGCTCGAATCGGTGAAGCGCTGGACAGCGAGATCGTCTCCCTGGGCTACGCGGGCCCGATGCATCTGCGGGTGGTCGGTGGCCGCCGGCTGTCGGGCGCCATCGACGTGAAGACCAGCAAGAACGCGTGTGTGGCACTGCTGTGCGCCTCCCTGCTCAACAGGGGGCGCACAGTGCTGCGCCGGGTCGCCCGCATCGAGGAGGTGTACCGCCTTCTGGAGGTACTGGGCTCCATCGGCGTACGCACCCGGTGGATCAACGACGGGGTGGACCTGGAGATCGTGCCGCCTGCCGAGCTGGAGCTGACGTCGATCGACGCCGACGCGGCCCGCCGTACGCGCTCGATCATCATGTTCCTCGGCCCGCTGCTGCACCGCCTGGACCACTTCACGCTCCCGTACGCGGGCGGCTGCGACCTCGGTACCCGGACCATCGAGCCGCACATGATCGCGCTGCGCCGGTTCGGGCTCGACATCGCCGCGACCGAGGGGCTGTACCACGCCCGGGTGGACCGGTCCGTCGCCCCGGACCGCCCCATCGTGCTGACCGAGCGCGGGGACACGGTCACCGAGAACGCGCTGCTCGCGGCCGCCCGGCACGACGGCGTCACGGTCATCCGCAACGCGTCCTCCAACTACATGGTCCAGGACCTGTGCTTCTTCCTGGAGGCGCTCGGCGTCAAGGTCGAGGGCATCGGCACCACCACCCTCACCGTGCACGGCGTGCCGACCATCGACGTCGACGTGGACTACTGCCCCTCCGAGGACCCGGTCGAGGCGATGAGCCTGCTGGCCGCCGCCGTCGTCACCGAGTCGGAACTGACGGTACGCCGGGTGCCGATCGAGTTCCTCGAGATCGAGCTCGCGGTGCTGGAGGAAATGGGACTCGACCACGACCGTACGCCCGAGTACTGGGCCGACAACGGCCGTACGCGCCTGGTGGACCTCACCGTCCGGCCCTCCAAACTGGAGGCGCCGATCGACAAGATCCACCCGATGCCCTTCCCCGGCCTGAACATCGACAACGTCCCGTTCTTCGCCGCCATCGCGGCGGCCGCGCAGGGCAAGACCCTCATCCACGACTGGGTCTACGACAACCGCGCGATCTACCTGACGGACCTCAATCGCCTCGGCGGCCGCCTCCAGCTCCTCGACCCGCACCGGGTCCTGGTCGAGGGCCCGACCCGCTGGCGCGCCGCCGAGATGATGTGCCCGCCGGCACTGCGCCCCGCGGTGGTCGTCCTGCTGGCGATGATGGCGGCCGAGGGCACGTCGGTCCTGCGGAACGTGTACGTCATCAACCGCGGCTACGAGGACCTGGCCGAACGCCTGAACTCGATCGGCGCGCAGATCGAGATCTTCCGGGACATCTGAACGGCGCGGTGTCGTGCCCCTCTGAGGCAAGGGGCACGACACCTCAACATGCCATCTGACCTGCGGATACTCACCTTCACGACCCTCCACTGATCACTGTTGTTTTTCAGCACCTTGTACAACACACGTACAAGATGATCTTGAATGGTTGACGATACGTCAGAGATGTTTGAGAGGACGTGCGACGGACCCGCCGCCCTGCCCCGTAGAGCAGACGACATCAGTCCACAGGGAGGGGAGCGCAACGTGGCAGGGAGCAGGGTCAGGGGCGTCAGGGGTGCGGCGATCGCGGCGGCGGCGATGGCCGCGCTGACCGCGTCACAGGCGCCGGGGGCGGTCCCGGCAGGGACCTCCGCCCCCCAGCGGGAGGTGCCCGCCGAGCACGGGCCGAGCGTGTCGGGCGACACCCCGTACCGCACCGACCTCCCGCCGCTGCGCACCCGGGCACGCGAGCGCGGGGCATCGGAGGCGGGCGCCGCCCTGCCGGCGAGCGTGTTCGCCGCCTACCGGCACGCCGAGGCGGAGCTCGCGCGCACCGCGCCCGGCTGCCGGCTGCGGTGGCAGCTGCTGGCCGCGATCGGTCAGGTGGAGTCCGGGCAGGCGCGGGGCGGTCGGGTGACGGCGGACGGTACGACCGTGGCGCCGATCCTCGGGCCGCGGCTGGACGGCGGCGCCTTCGCCGTCGTGCGGGACACCGACGGCGGCGCCTACGACGGGGACGCCGCCTACGACCGGGCGGTCGGACCGATGCAGTTCATCCCGTCGACCTGGGCCCGCTGGGGCACGGACGGCAACGGCGACGGGCGGGCCGACCCGGACAACGTCTTCGACGCGGCGCTCGCCGCCGGGCGCTACCTGTGCGCGGGCGGGCGGGACCTCTCCGACCCGGCCGAGCTGGACCGGGCGGTCCTCGGCTACAACCACTCCGAGGCGTATCTGCGCACCATGCGGGCCTGGTACGCGTACTACCTGGAAGGGCACCGGGTGGTGCCGGACAACCCCGCGAAGTCCTCGGCGCGCCCGGAGCCGTCGCGCCCGTCGTCCACGCCGAAGCCCTCGCCGACGCCGTCCACCCGTCCGAGCGCCGCCCCCTCCCCGGCACCGTCCGCACCTGCCTCGCCGACCCCCGGCACGTCCCGTCCGGCGGGCGGGCCCAAGGAGACGGAGGAGCCCCAACTCCCCACGCCCGGACCGGACATCGAACTGCCCGGCGCCGACCTGCTGCCCAGCGACGGTCCGCTGACCAGCAACGGTGTGGACTCGATGGCCTCCACCCCCTCCACAACCGCGGATACTGGGCGGTAATGTCGCCACCCGCCGGACGGGACGAGACCGGCGGGTGAGCGCGAAGGGGCCCTCATGGCGACGGACATGCCTGCGGAGATGCAAGCGGCCGACGACCGTTGGCAGCGCATGTGGAACCACCGCGAGCAACTGCTCAAGGTGGCCCGGCGCAGGTCGATGAGCCCGGAGGACGCCGAGGACGCGGTGCACGAGGCGATGCTGCGCGCCGCGGAACGCCCCGACCTGGACGACGAGCGCCTCGGCGCCTGGCTGACGACCGTGACCATGCGGCTGTGCGTCGATCGGTACCGCCAGGTCAACCGTGAGGCCGAGGTACATCGCAGCCCCACACTCACCGCACCGGGCCCGGTGCCCGTCGAGGAGGCGGTGTGCGACCGGGCCGAGGCGAAGTGGCTGGCCGTGCGCAGCGGGGAGCTGCCCGCGCGCCAGGCCGAGGCGCTCCGGCTGAAGTCCGAGGACCTCGACGTCGGCCAGGTCGCCGTGCGCATGGGGCTGAGCTACCGGACCGTCGAGTCGCTGCTCGCCCGGGCCCGGCGCACGCTGCGCAATTCGCTGGCCGGAACGCTGGGCCTCGCCCTGTTCCTGTGGGGGCGCGGCAAGCTGCGCGCGAGCGGACACGCGCAGGCCGTGGCGGTGACCTCGACGGCCGCGACCCTGGTGGTGGCGGGGTTCGTGCTGCCGTACGTCCACGACGGGGACGGGCAGGCCACGACTCCGGGTCCGTCCGTGTCCCGTATGGCCCAGAAGACCACGGAGACCGTACGGCCCGACGGCGCCGGCCGGGCAGCCACCCCGAACGCCCGTGAGCTGTCGGTCGCCTCGACGGCTCCCGGCGCGACGCCGTCGACCGGCGGCCACGACCGGTCGCTGCTGCCGCTGTCG
It includes:
- a CDS encoding S8 family serine peptidase — protein: MRRLHAFLAVAGAAGLLTGTITPAAAGTGAPVTAPDATPVRSGATTGATTTQTITLITGDTVSLSVGPDDKYAVDVQRGKGREAATFVSSEKDGEVSVLPADAIPLVNAGRLDPALFNVTRLVKQGYTDSKTGVTPVIATYTRGSATPDGARRTLTLPTIDGAALSAKKSTAFWADVAPALATRPTTKAARQLGEGIDKIWLDGKVEASLDVSVPQIGAPEVWKSGYDGKGVEVAVLDTGVDTGHPDLAGRLGETRSFVPGETVRDGHGHGTHVASTIVGSGAASDGRRKGVAPGAELRVGKVLDNTGHGQDSWIIAGMEWAAHSGAKIVSMSLGGDATGPSDVLSETVDELSASTGTLFVIAAGNSGPSEQTVGTPGIADSALTVGAVDKSDRLASFSSRGPRLGDHAVKPEITGPGVNITAARAAGTTMGIPVDDHYTTSSGTSMATPHVTGAAALVAQAHPDWTGQQIKQALATTAKTNTVNSVFEQGDGRVDAVRAVNQGVFATPTLSFGTYEESDTEADSKDVTYTNTTDEAVELKISSSLPDAALNADTVTVPAKGTATVGVTVDPAEEATGRYTGHITASADGVRVTTAIGFEKLAKTYDLKVSLVGRDGKPSTSASIFMLQELNGAYADTYGYLGSGSTFKVPAGTYSTASWISTRDAAGLEVDTSVVGDPEIRVDKNTEVVLDARKAVEIKPKTKQDSEFQGFSTNWHREGPGSAWGLTYSQGWWTDHVYVAPTEKVTEGMFEFSSKFRLYAKELTASVAGPEKYALPLDYAQTSLGFPVRISGDRTVRAVDAGSGTAAEFDGLDVKGKVAVVRVGAGATADEALANATAAGAGYVLAYHETPGYWISWVKSATIPLMTATGEDGAKLGALLKRGKKVTLKLHGTAASPYVYSVMFPQTGAVSADQTYDLNSSNTVKQTVRYHAGRAGQVGKDAVYRFRPWQSTDIATTNNVQLGTVRTEYYNVSDNRIWHAVHPDSKANKPQWNSLRTFDKAGRVPSEDWLRPVVRPASSEQYGLSQRTGDKLTFAVPELSDATPGHYGSVDNVQDTAKGTLYADGQPVGDTALGGLGTFDVPAAKASYRLVLDARRTADWAAYSTGTHTEWSFASAHTDRRTALPLLSVDYDVDGLDLLNRVERTHRSELGLSVRHQSGSVTAGDLRAWVSYDDGTSWKEVKVKRGEAELRHPKGATFVSLRVRAADRNGNAVDQTVLRAFGLR
- a CDS encoding response regulator transcription factor, translated to MANTAYDTADQTPAASPWAAVGVSAFDELVHQAILHQPDAGTAGWALLTGASPARVRESCDRLLGIGLLQPPDSMGGLRAIDPRVAVRGLIRRRETVSEMLASTAEEMATAYEAGLLREEPSRLIEVASGEGAIAARLEEMYARAEHEVCLFDTPPYLAPPAAQVDLQADLLSRGIVSRGIYAATALEDPHVLSRTWRMVELGEQARVLPSVPVKLLVVDGCRAMLPLTSSAAGGYCAVVVWHSAVTEALQKLFEMAWQQATPLGRPLGDGELPEGERTLIRLLAAGMKDEAVARHLGVSLRTLRRRVSELQERLGAASRFQLGVRAAQRGWL
- the acnA gene encoding aconitate hydratase AcnA produces the protein MSANSFDARSTLQVGDESYEIFRLDKVKGSARLPYSLKVLLENLLRTEDGANITADHISSLGDWDSQAQPSQEIQFTPARVIMQDFTGVPCVVDLATMREAVKELGGDPAKVNPLSPAELVIDHSVIADKFGTNDAFAQNVELEYGRNKERYQFLRWGQTAFDDFKVVPPGTGIVHQVNIEHLARTVMVRGGQAYPDTLVGTDSHTTMVNGLGVLGWGVGGIEAEAAMLGQPVSMLIPRVVGFKLTGELPTGTTATDLVLTITEMLRKHGVVGKFVEFYGEGVAATSLANRATIGNMSPEFGSTAAIFPIDDETLKYLRLTGRDEQQVALVEAYAKEQGLWLDPAAEPDFSEKLELDLSTVVPSIAGPKRPQDRIVLANAAEQFKTDVRNYVDEVDEAGKESFPASDAPAIHPNGAPSNPVTVTAPDGSTYEIDHGAVTVAAITSCTNTSNPYVMVAAALVAKKAVEKGLTRKPWVKTTLAPGSKVVTDYFDKAGLTPYLDKVGFNLVGYGCTTCIGNSGPLPDEVSQAVNDHDLAVTSVLSGNRNFEGRINPDVKMNYLASPPLVVAYALAGSMKVDVTKDALGIDQDGNPVFLKDIWPSEAEVNDVVANAIGEDMFNKSYQDVFAGDAQWQALPIPTGNTFEWDPQSTYVRKPPYFEGMTMETTPVSDITGARVLAKLGDSVTTDHISPAGAIKADTPAGKYLTEHGVERRDFNSYGSRRGNHEVMIRGTFANIRLRNQIAPGTEGGYTRDFTQPDAPVSFIYDASRNYIEQGTPLAILAGKEYGSGSSRDWAAKGTALLGVKAVIAESYERIHRSNLIGMGVLPLQYPEGADAASLGLTGEETFSFTGVEELNNGTTPRTVKVSTDTGVEFDAVVRIDTPGEADYYRNGGIMQYVLRNLIRN
- a CDS encoding DUF4236 domain-containing protein, whose amino-acid sequence is MPLTFRKSFRIFPGVRLNINKHSWSITTGGSGGPRHTHSSTGRRTTSMDLPGPFGWRRTRTAKRH
- a CDS encoding helix-turn-helix domain-containing protein, which codes for MADDYLVRIGKLIRDARQHRGWTQSQLAEALGTSQSAVNRIERGNQNISLEMIARIGEALDSEIVSLGYAGPMHLRVVGGRRLSGAIDVKTSKNACVALLCASLLNRGRTVLRRVARIEEVYRLLEVLGSIGVRTRWINDGVDLEIVPPAELELTSIDADAARRTRSIIMFLGPLLHRLDHFTLPYAGGCDLGTRTIEPHMIALRRFGLDIAATEGLYHARVDRSVAPDRPIVLTERGDTVTENALLAAARHDGVTVIRNASSNYMVQDLCFFLEALGVKVEGIGTTTLTVHGVPTIDVDVDYCPSEDPVEAMSLLAAAVVTESELTVRRVPIEFLEIELAVLEEMGLDHDRTPEYWADNGRTRLVDLTVRPSKLEAPIDKIHPMPFPGLNIDNVPFFAAIAAAAQGKTLIHDWVYDNRAIYLTDLNRLGGRLQLLDPHRVLVEGPTRWRAAEMMCPPALRPAVVVLLAMMAAEGTSVLRNVYVINRGYEDLAERLNSIGAQIEIFRDI
- a CDS encoding lytic transglycosylase domain-containing protein, producing MAGSRVRGVRGAAIAAAAMAALTASQAPGAVPAGTSAPQREVPAEHGPSVSGDTPYRTDLPPLRTRARERGASEAGAALPASVFAAYRHAEAELARTAPGCRLRWQLLAAIGQVESGQARGGRVTADGTTVAPILGPRLDGGAFAVVRDTDGGAYDGDAAYDRAVGPMQFIPSTWARWGTDGNGDGRADPDNVFDAALAAGRYLCAGGRDLSDPAELDRAVLGYNHSEAYLRTMRAWYAYYLEGHRVVPDNPAKSSARPEPSRPSSTPKPSPTPSTRPSAAPSPAPSAPASPTPGTSRPAGGPKETEEPQLPTPGPDIELPGADLLPSDGPLTSNGVDSMASTPSTTADTGR
- a CDS encoding sigma-70 family RNA polymerase sigma factor codes for the protein MATDMPAEMQAADDRWQRMWNHREQLLKVARRRSMSPEDAEDAVHEAMLRAAERPDLDDERLGAWLTTVTMRLCVDRYRQVNREAEVHRSPTLTAPGPVPVEEAVCDRAEAKWLAVRSGELPARQAEALRLKSEDLDVGQVAVRMGLSYRTVESLLARARRTLRNSLAGTLGLALFLWGRGKLRASGHAQAVAVTSTAATLVVAGFVLPYVHDGDGQATTPGPSVSRMAQKTTETVRPDGAGRAATPNARELSVASTAPGATPSTGGHDRSLLPLSVPPLPEASLSPVPAVPEVPGVSELPSVPALPDLPAASVVPTTLPAAPEAPVEIPTPPALP